In Daucus carota subsp. sativus chromosome 4, DH1 v3.0, whole genome shotgun sequence, one DNA window encodes the following:
- the LOC108216071 gene encoding uncharacterized protein LOC108216071 has product MSQTLFKTFPKLAHIAITCKNGAVFAPSSSNFYLPRTSITRTICCYSSSSEKGSNFEAFGRELLGLSDEQLLSQCDQTTFKSSGPGGQHRNKRETAVRLKHLSTGIVAQAAEDRSQHMNRASALTRLRTLLALKVRNTIDLDTYSPPPELLQILPAKSTIRGKDIGSQIGPKNPKFVLGMQALLDLICAVDGSVADAAKKLGLSTGALSRLILSDDSLRMAVNEFRGSKGMKPLK; this is encoded by the exons ATGTCTCAAACCCTTTTCAAAACATTCCCCAAACTTGCTCATATCGCAATCACCTGCAAAAACGGCGCCGTTTTTGCACCCAGctcatcaaatttttatcttccaAGAACAAGCATAACAAGAACTATATGTTGTTACAGTTCAAGCAGCGAAAAGGGTTCGAATTTCGAGGCATTTGGGAGGGAATTGTTGGGCCTTTCTGATGAGCAATTGCTGAGTCAGTGTGATCAGACCACTTTTAAGTCTTCTGGGCCTGGTGGGCAGCATAGGAATAAGAGGGAGACTGCTGTGAGGCTTAAGCATCTTTCAACTGGCATTGTTGCTCAG GCTGCAGAAGATAGATCACAGCACATGAATCGTGCATCTGCATTGACTCGGTTGCGAACTCTGCTGGCTCTTAAAG TCAGGAACACTATAGATCTTGATACATATTCACCTCCACCGGAGCTTCTTCAGATTCTTCCAGCAAAATCTACCATTAGAGGAAAAGATATTGGTTCACAAATTGGCCCCAAAAATCCGAAGTTTGTTTTG GGGATGCAAGCTTTGCTGGATTTGATTTGTGCAGTGGATGGTTCTGTAGCCGATGCAGCAAAGAAGTTGGG GCTAAGTACTGGGGCTCTGTCACGATTGATATTATCAGATGATTCTCTTCGAATGGCAGTGAATGAATTTAGAGGATCCAAG GGAATGAAGCCTCTCAAATAG
- the LOC108216541 gene encoding uncharacterized protein LOC108216541, whose protein sequence is MQALKRVKEISNLARGSKHCCRAKSSFSAASAPCDAPVVKKTGKRLPIGERRAMVKSFVDRYQGENSGKFPTVSHAKKEVGGSYYVVKKIMQELEYNSKLSSSNDGKEVSSKTEVRSSYLSCGSNSDADEYKPSPETSMLMTTEDVKEMTIEDVKEEEQHKLQLDIESIPDEKPNQYFQQPLPEVSSAKKSENSKEETTCESVLDANNLESRNEEYQPYHEYSVPKVPKNSKEVKPNQVVVDMDGSESIAKEHRKSTGESSEKQTLEKVQTNLSIWGTLKSVAGDLFSIWRKG, encoded by the exons ATGCAGGCTCTTAAACGAG TGAAGGAAATCTCGAACCTAGCTCGTGGATCGAAACATTGTTGCCGTGCGAAGTCGTCATTTTCTGCTGCTTCAGCTCCTTGCGATGCGCCAGTAGTTAAAAAGACAGGGAAACGGTTGCCTATAGGCGAGAGACGCGCCATGGTCAAATCATTTGTAGACAG GTATCAAGGTGAAAATTCAGGGAAGTTCCCGACCGTTTCTCATGCTAAGAAAGAAGTGGGCGGATCATACTATGTTGTGAAAAAAATAATGCAGGAGCTGGAATATAATTCTAAGTTGTCGTCCTCAAATGACGGGAAGGAAGTTTCATCCAAAACAGAAGTGAGGAGTAGCTACTTATCATGTGGCTCAAACAGCGATGCTGATGAATACAAACCATCTCCTGAAACTTCTATGCTCATGACTACAGAGGATGTCAAAGAGATGACTATAGAGGATGTCAAAGAGGAAGAACAACATAAACTTCAGCTGGATATCGAGAGCATTCCAGATGAAAAACCTAATCAATACTTTCAGCAACCATTGCCTGAAGTTTCAAGTGCAAAGAAATCTGAAAATTCTAAAGAGGAAACAACCTGCGAGTCTGTGCTTGACGCTAACAATTTAGAAAGCAGGAATGAAGAATATCAACCATATCATGAATATTCAGTTCCCAAGGTACCAAAGAACAGTAAAGAGGTAAAACCTAATCAAGTTGTCGTTGATATGGATGGTTCAGAGAGCATAGCTAAGGAACATCGAAAGTCTACAGG GGAATCAAGTGAAAAGCAGACCTTAGAAAAGGTTCAGACAAATTTATCTATCTGGGGGACTTTGAAGTCTGTTGCAGGAGATCTTTTCAGCATATGGAGAAAGGGCTAA
- the LOC135146756 gene encoding geraniol 8-hydroxylase-like has product MPLTPKRVEWESSTFVLNITCNLFFRGIRINKNQFYILHHLFTAKKLDENRHLRSRKVHELIRYCDKCSHSGEAEDIGRAAFLTTLNFLSNTKLSKDMTDSYDNSEAKEFRDLVWNILVELGKPTLVDFFPFLTWINPGGNNQRINGYSEKLIQLFDGLVNERSELKGSTNFLENTRTTDMLDELLKLQHTNKIDKTQIRHLFMVT; this is encoded by the exons ATGCCCCTTACTCCCAAGCGTGTTGAGTGG GAGTCAAGTAcatttgttttaaatataacaTGTAATCTCTTTTTTAGAGGAATAAGAATTAATAAAAATCAGTTTTATATTCTACATCATCTGTTTACTGCTAAAAAGCTTGACGAGAATCGGCATCTACGCAGCAGGAAGGTGCATGAACTTATTAGATACTGTGACAAGTGTAGCCACAGTGGGGAGGCTGAAGACATCGGCCGTGCAGCTTTTCTGACTACGCtcaattttttatcaaacactAAACTTTCCAAGGATATGACAGATTCATATGACAATTCGGAGGCCAAAGAATTCAGGGACTTGGTGTGGAATATTCTGGTTGAGCTCGGCAAGCCTACTCTGGTAGATTTTTTCCCTTTTCTTACATGGATTAATCCAGGAGGTAACAATCAGCGAATAAATGGCTATTCTGAGAAGCTAATTCAGTTATTTGATGGACTTGTAAATGAGCGGTCGGAGTTGAAGGGATCAACAAACTTCTTGGAAAACACTAGGACGACAGACATGCTTGATGAACTTTTAAAATTACAACATACAAATAAGATTGATAAAACTCAGATACGACACTTGTTTATGGTAACTTAA
- the LOC108217299 gene encoding phytochrome-associated serine/threonine-protein phosphatase 3: MDLDLWITKVKDGQHLSEDDLQLLCEYVKDILIEESNVQPVNSPVTVCGDIHGQFHDLMKLFQTGGHVPDTNYIFMGDFVDRGYNSLEVFTILLLLKARYPANITLLRGNHESRQLTQVYGFYDECQRKYGNANAWRYCTDVFDYLTLSAIIDGTVLCVHGGLSPDVRTVDQIRVIDRNCEIPHEGPFCDLMWSDPEDIETWAVSPRGAGWLFGSRVTSEYNHINKLDLVCRAHQLVQEGLKYMFQDKGLVTVWSAPNYCYRCGNVASILSFNENMEKEVKFFTETEENNQMRGPRMGVPYFL, translated from the exons ATGGATTTAGATCTATGGATAACAAAGGTCAAAGATGGGCAACACTTATCAGAAGATGATCTTCAGCTGCTATGTGAATAT GTGAAGGATATCTTGATTGAGGAATCGAATGTGCAGCCCGTCAATAGTCCAGTTACAGTTTGTGGTGACATCCATGGGCAGTTCCATGATCTCATGAAACTCTTCCAGACAGGAGGTCATGTACCAGACACAAATTACATTTTTATG GGAGATTTTGTTGACCGTGGATACAACAGTCTTGAAGTTTTCACCATTCTTTTGCTTCTGAAAGCAAG ATATCCCGCAAACATCACCCTCCTACGTGGAAATCATGAAAGTAGACAATTAACTCAG GTATATGGGTTTTATGATGAATGTCAAAGAAAGTATGGAAATGCTAATGCCTGGCGGTACTGCACGGATGTTTTTGACTATCTTACTCTATCAGCAATTATAGATGGAACA GTATTATGTGTCCATGGTGGCCTTTCCCCTGATGTTAGAACTGTAGATCAG ATTCGAGTCATTGATAGAAATTGTGAAATCCCACATGAAGGACCTTTCTGTGACCTCATGTGGAGTGACCCTGAAGATATTGAAACATGGGCAGTCAGCCCTCGTGGTGCTGGGTGGCTATTTGGATCCAGGGTTACTTCTGAG TACAATCACATTAACAAACTTGATCTAGTTTGCCGTGCCCATCAACTTGTGCAAGAAGGTCTAAAGTACATGTTTCAAGATAAAGGACTTGTAACT GTATGGTCAGCGCCGAACTATTGTTACCGATGTGGAaatgtagcttcaatattgagcTTCAATGAGAATATG GAGAAGGAGGTGAAATTCTTCACAGAAACAGAGGAGAACAACCAGATGCGAGGTCCCAGGATGGGAGTACCTTATTTTTTGTAA
- the LOC108217296 gene encoding geraniol 8-hydroxylase → MDILITVTAFCILVAVTLVSVSRIRGKSHRKLPPGPCPLPIIGNIHKLGKHPHRSLAELAQVYGPIMRLKLGQITTIVISSSSMAQQVLQKQDAVFANRPVPESTRSCDHNKYSVVWLPVGSQWTSLRKILKSHLFTAKKLDENRHLRSRKVQELIRYCEKCSQSGEAVDIGRAAFLTTLNFLSNTIFSKDMTDSYDNSEAKEFKDLVWNIVVELGKPNLVDFFPFFKWINQTGKNQRIDGYSEKLIQLFDGLVNERLELKRSANFLENSRTTDTLDELLKLQQRNEIDKTQIQHLFMDLFVAGTDTTSSTVEWAMSEVLRNPETLFKAKAELNQVIGKGKIIGEEDISRLVYLRCILKETVRLHPPTPFLVPRQVKVEVELCGYTVPKNSQVLVSAWAIGRDPMLWKDPLSFQPERFMDSEINFTGHDYELIPFGAGRRMCPGMPLAMRMVPVMLGSLIHCFEWKLEGGIAPEELNMEEKVGLALAKLHPLRAVATSVVT, encoded by the exons ATGGATATACTAATTACAGTCACTGCATTTTGCATATTGGTTGCAGTTACACTTGTCTCAGTTTCAAGAATTAGAGGCAAATCTCATCGAAAACTTCCACCAGGACCCTGTCCTCTGCCCATCATTGGAAATATACACAAATTGGGCAAGCATCCTCACAGATCCTTAGCGGAACTTGCTCAAGTTTACGGTCCAATCATGCGACTTAAACTAGGCCAGATAACCACCATTGTCATTTCTTCATCAAGCATGGCTCAACAAGTCCTCCAGAAGCAGGATGCTGTCTTCGCTAACCGGCCTGTGCCCGAATCTACTCGTTCTTGCGACCATAATAAATACTCAGTAGTATGGTTGCCTGTTGGAAGTCAATGGACAAGCCTAAGAAAAATTTTGAAGTCACATTTATTTACGGCTAAAAAGCTTGATGAGAATCGGCATCTACGCAGCAGGAAGGTGCAGGAACTTATTAGATATTGTGAGAAGTGTAGCCAGAGTGGGGAGGCTGTAGACATTGGCCGTGCTGCTTTTCTCACTACGctcaattttttatcaaatactATATTTTCCAAGGATATGACAGATTCGTATGACAATTCGGAGGCTAAAGAATTCAAGGACTTGGTGTGGAATATTGTGGTTGAGCTCGGCAAGCCTAATCTGGTAGATTTTTTCCCTTTCTTTAAGTGGATTAATCAAACAGGGAAAAATCAGCGAATAGATGGCTATTCCGAGAAGCTAATTCAGTTATTTGATGGACTGGTAAATGAGCGGTTGGAGTTGAAGAGATCGGCGAACTTCTTGGAGAACAGTAGGACGACAGACACACTTGATGAACTCTTGAAACTGCAACAAAGGAATGAGATTGATAAAACTCAGATACAACACTTGTTTATG GACTTATTTGTTGCGGGAACAGATACAACTTCAAGTACTGTGGAATGGGCGATGTCTGAGGTATTGAGAAATCCAGAAACATTATTCAAGGCCAAAGCTGAGCTGAACCAAGTGATCGGAAAAGGCAAGATCATAGGAGAAGAAGACATTTCTAGGTTGGTTTACTTGCGATGTATTCTGAAAGAAACTGTAAGGTTACACCCCCCAACACCCTTCTTAGTACCACGCCAAGTAAAAGTGGAAGTGGAACTCTGTGGCTACACAGTTCCAAAGAATTCACAAGTGCTGGTTAGTGCTTGGGCTATTGGACGCGATCCCATGCTATGGAAAGATCCCCTGTCATTCCAACCAGAGAGGTTCATGGACTCTGAAATTAATTTCACTGGGCATGATTACGAGCTGATTCCATTTGGTGCAGGCCGAAGGATGTGTCCTGGAATGCCATTGGCAATGAGAATGGTGCCGGTTATGTTAGGTTCCCTGATACATTGTTTTGAATGGAAACTTGAGGGTGGGATTGCACCGGAGGAGTTGAACATGGAGGAAAAGGTTGGGCTCGCTCTAGCAAAGCTTCATCCGCTTCGTGCTGTAGCAACTTCGGTTGTTACTTAA